In Marinobacter sp. F4206, the following are encoded in one genomic region:
- a CDS encoding adenosylcobalamin-dependent ribonucleoside-diphosphate reductase: protein MNAKAQAVVTTIPMQEASLDIWNSKYQLKTKTGEPVDKDINATYERVAKALSEVENKSVRTKHMKDFIWALQNGAIPAGRITSNAGAEAHKPATSTINCTVSGSVQDSMNDILEKNHEAGLTLKAGCGIGYEFSTLRPKGAYVAGAGATTSGPLSFMDIFDRMCFTVSSAGGRRGAQMATFDVHHPDVIDFIQAKREDGRLRQFNLSLLITEDFIEAVRNGDDWHLSFPVTQKEVEDEELDLSDASQFVYRDFPILDGYVVNDEGKVACRIYRTLKAQFIWDTIMTSTYDYAEPGFILIDKVNQMNNNWFCEDIRATNPCGEQPLPPYGSCLLGSVNLTKFVDYPFTDKASFNYEKYRKVVGIFTRMLDNVVEINGLPLEEQRHEITYKRRHGMGILGLGSTLAMLRMPYGSEESVQFTEDVVREMAVEGWRQSLTLAEEKGVAPIMDDEFEITPKMLSKCPQLSEDGYKLGDKLKGRVLHAKYSKYMQQIANVEPKLVEELAEKGGRFTHHTSIAPTGTISLSLANNASNGIEPSFSHHYARNIIREGRKTKEKVDVFSFELLAYRHLVNPGAMPFSEDDDKKLPAYFTTSDDVSPAQHVDIQAAAQKWVDSSISKTANVPTDFDYRDFKDIYLYAYDKGLKGCTTFRFNPEAFQGVLVKEKDLENTLYEFTLDDGSKVTLRGNEQVEYDGEIHNAANLFDALKEGTYGKY, encoded by the coding sequence ATGAACGCTAAGGCACAGGCAGTGGTTACTACAATTCCGATGCAGGAAGCTTCGCTCGACATCTGGAACAGCAAATACCAGCTGAAAACCAAGACTGGCGAGCCCGTCGACAAGGACATCAACGCTACGTACGAACGTGTAGCCAAGGCCCTGTCTGAAGTCGAAAACAAGTCCGTGCGCACAAAGCACATGAAGGACTTTATCTGGGCACTGCAGAATGGTGCCATTCCCGCCGGACGCATCACGTCCAACGCAGGCGCAGAAGCCCACAAGCCGGCAACGTCCACCATCAACTGCACGGTATCCGGCTCCGTCCAGGATTCCATGAACGACATCCTGGAGAAGAACCACGAAGCTGGTCTGACCCTCAAAGCCGGCTGCGGCATTGGGTATGAATTCTCCACTCTGCGCCCCAAAGGTGCCTATGTGGCCGGCGCCGGTGCGACCACCTCTGGCCCCCTGTCGTTCATGGATATCTTCGACCGTATGTGCTTCACCGTGTCGTCCGCCGGTGGCCGCCGCGGCGCCCAGATGGCGACGTTCGATGTCCACCACCCCGACGTGATCGATTTCATCCAGGCCAAGCGTGAGGATGGCCGCCTGCGCCAGTTCAACCTGTCCCTGCTGATCACCGAAGACTTCATCGAAGCCGTTCGGAATGGTGACGACTGGCACCTGTCCTTCCCCGTTACCCAGAAGGAAGTTGAAGACGAAGAGCTGGATCTGAGCGATGCCAGCCAGTTCGTGTACCGTGATTTCCCGATCCTTGATGGCTATGTGGTCAACGATGAAGGCAAAGTTGCATGCCGCATCTACCGAACCCTGAAAGCCCAGTTCATCTGGGATACCATCATGACCTCAACCTACGATTACGCCGAGCCAGGCTTCATTCTGATCGACAAGGTCAATCAGATGAACAACAACTGGTTCTGTGAGGACATCCGCGCCACCAACCCCTGTGGCGAGCAACCCCTGCCTCCCTACGGCAGCTGCCTGCTGGGTTCGGTGAACCTGACCAAGTTCGTCGACTATCCGTTCACGGACAAAGCCAGCTTCAACTATGAGAAATACCGCAAGGTCGTCGGCATCTTCACCCGCATGCTGGATAACGTGGTTGAAATCAACGGCCTGCCATTGGAAGAACAGCGCCACGAAATCACTTACAAGCGCCGTCACGGCATGGGCATTCTTGGCCTCGGCTCTACCCTCGCGATGCTGCGCATGCCCTACGGTTCTGAAGAATCGGTGCAGTTTACCGAAGACGTGGTCCGGGAAATGGCCGTCGAAGGCTGGCGTCAGTCCCTGACCCTGGCTGAAGAAAAAGGCGTAGCCCCGATCATGGACGATGAGTTCGAGATCACACCGAAGATGCTGAGCAAGTGCCCCCAGCTCTCCGAAGACGGCTACAAGCTGGGCGACAAGCTCAAAGGGCGGGTATTGCACGCCAAGTACAGCAAGTACATGCAGCAGATTGCCAACGTGGAGCCGAAACTGGTGGAGGAACTGGCGGAGAAAGGTGGGCGTTTCACCCACCACACCTCCATCGCACCAACAGGAACGATCAGCCTGTCGCTGGCCAATAACGCCAGCAATGGTATCGAGCCGAGCTTCTCGCACCACTATGCCCGGAACATCATCCGTGAAGGCCGGAAGACCAAGGAAAAAGTCGACGTCTTCTCGTTCGAACTGCTGGCCTACCGCCATCTGGTCAATCCGGGTGCAATGCCGTTCTCCGAAGATGACGACAAGAAACTGCCGGCCTACTTCACAACATCCGACGATGTGAGCCCGGCCCAGCACGTAGACATCCAGGCGGCGGCTCAGAAATGGGTAGATTCCTCGATTTCCAAGACGGCCAATGTTCCGACAGACTTTGATTACCGTGATTTCAAAGATATCTACCTGTACGCCTACGACAAGGGCCTGAAGGGGTGCACCACGTTCCGCTTCAACCCGGAAGCGTTCCAGGGCGTACTGGTGAAGGAAAAAGACCTTGAAAACACGCTGTACGAGTTCACTCTGGATGATGGCAGCAAGGTCACGCTGAGAGGCAACGAGCAGGTCGAGTACGACGGCGAAATTCACAACGCCGCCAACCTGTTCGACGCACTCAAAGAAGGCACTTACGGCAAGTACTGA
- a CDS encoding class I fructose-bisphosphate aldolase, translating into MSIQDELASTIENLVKPGQGILAADESHPTIAKRFAAVGVESSEDKRREYRSVILSAPGLGEFISGVILFEETLGQKSLEDVRIPQLLESQGIVPGIKVDKGKKPLINAPGDEITFGLDGLDDRLEIYKNAGARFAKWRDVFHISDTLPSRQAVEANAEVLARYAAICQSMGIVPIVEPEVLIDGEHSMDRCAEVSEAVLREVFHALARHGVQLEHMILKPSMVTPGKECPKATPEQVAEATIRVFRQVVPAAVPGINFLSGGQTPEEATLNLNAINNLGSQPWALSFSYGRALQEPAQKAWAGNLENGPAAQEAILKRARLNGAARSGSYSTDMEA; encoded by the coding sequence ATGAGCATTCAGGACGAACTGGCCTCAACCATTGAGAACCTTGTGAAGCCCGGTCAGGGCATTCTTGCCGCCGATGAAAGCCACCCCACGATTGCCAAACGGTTCGCCGCCGTCGGAGTCGAGTCCAGTGAAGACAAACGCCGGGAGTATCGCAGCGTGATCCTGTCGGCTCCGGGCCTGGGAGAATTCATCAGTGGTGTCATCCTGTTTGAAGAAACCCTTGGTCAGAAGAGCCTCGAAGACGTCCGGATTCCTCAGTTGCTTGAGAGTCAGGGTATTGTGCCGGGGATTAAAGTCGACAAGGGCAAGAAGCCGTTGATCAATGCGCCGGGGGACGAAATCACCTTCGGCCTCGATGGTCTGGACGACCGACTGGAAATCTACAAGAACGCGGGTGCAAGGTTCGCCAAGTGGCGCGACGTTTTCCATATCTCGGACACTCTGCCATCCCGGCAGGCCGTGGAGGCCAATGCCGAGGTACTCGCCCGGTATGCCGCTATCTGCCAATCCATGGGCATCGTCCCCATTGTGGAGCCGGAAGTGCTTATCGATGGCGAACACAGCATGGATCGCTGTGCCGAGGTCAGTGAGGCAGTCCTGCGCGAGGTTTTCCATGCGTTGGCGAGACACGGGGTCCAGCTTGAGCACATGATTCTCAAACCCAGCATGGTGACACCCGGAAAAGAATGCCCAAAAGCCACCCCGGAACAAGTGGCAGAAGCGACCATTCGGGTCTTCAGACAAGTAGTTCCAGCTGCAGTGCCTGGCATCAACTTCCTGTCCGGCGGCCAGACACCAGAGGAGGCTACCCTGAACCTGAATGCGATTAACAATCTGGGCTCTCAACCTTGGGCACTGAGCTTTTCTTATGGCAGGGCACTTCAGGAACCGGCCCAAAAGGCCTGGGCCGGTAATCTCGAAAATGGCCCCGCTGCCCAGGAGGCCATTCTGAAACGGGCCCGACTCAACGGCGCGGCCCGTTCAGGAAGCTACAGCACCGATATGGAAGCCTGA
- a CDS encoding tRNA-dihydrouridine synthase, with product MRIILAPMEGLVDAPIRETLTKVGGIDRCVTEFVRVTHGMLPPRVFYKYAPELHNQSLTEVGTPVAVQLLGSDPEQMGLHGARAVELGATQVDINFGCPAKTVNRHKGGCVLMREPELMHGITAAVRKAVPDHIPVTAKMRLGYDDRSMGVACGQALETAGASEIVIHARSKVDGYKPPAYWEEIAKVREAVSAHVIANGEIWTVADYWRCREVSGCSDVMIGRGLIARPDLARQIKASQVGEEIADMTWLEAVALVRDYAGVLQGWLEDRYVTGRIKQWMNFLRQGFPEAEAIWPEARKLREVVPMLACLEQEPEVSRASTRAA from the coding sequence ATGCGCATAATCCTCGCCCCGATGGAGGGGCTGGTTGACGCACCCATACGTGAAACCCTGACCAAAGTTGGCGGCATCGACCGGTGCGTGACCGAGTTTGTTCGCGTAACTCACGGCATGCTCCCCCCTCGTGTTTTCTACAAATATGCTCCGGAACTTCACAACCAGTCTTTGACCGAAGTGGGCACGCCGGTCGCCGTTCAGCTCTTGGGTTCCGACCCGGAGCAGATGGGCTTGCATGGAGCCAGGGCGGTCGAGTTGGGCGCAACCCAGGTGGACATCAATTTTGGCTGCCCGGCCAAGACGGTCAACAGGCACAAGGGCGGATGTGTGCTGATGCGCGAGCCCGAGCTGATGCATGGGATCACTGCTGCCGTGCGCAAAGCTGTGCCAGACCACATTCCGGTGACGGCCAAGATGCGTCTGGGCTATGACGACCGGTCCATGGGTGTGGCCTGTGGTCAGGCGCTCGAGACGGCCGGAGCGTCGGAAATTGTCATTCACGCCCGAAGCAAGGTAGACGGTTACAAGCCGCCGGCGTACTGGGAAGAAATCGCGAAAGTGCGGGAAGCTGTCTCGGCCCATGTCATTGCCAATGGCGAGATCTGGACGGTGGCGGATTACTGGCGCTGCCGTGAGGTCTCCGGGTGTTCCGATGTCATGATCGGGCGTGGCCTCATTGCGCGCCCGGATCTGGCCCGTCAGATCAAGGCCAGTCAAGTTGGCGAGGAGATTGCTGACATGACCTGGCTGGAAGCGGTAGCGCTGGTCCGCGACTACGCCGGAGTGCTGCAGGGTTGGTTGGAAGACCGCTACGTGACCGGTCGCATCAAGCAATGGATGAACTTCCTTCGCCAGGGCTTTCCCGAAGCAGAGGCGATCTGGCCAGAGGCCCGTAAACTACGCGAGGTCGTTCCCATGCTGGCGTGCCTGGAGCAGGAACCTGAAGTTAGCCGTGCTTCGACTCGGGCAGCCTGA
- a CDS encoding YkgJ family cysteine cluster protein, which translates to MKIDAKNLPDSDVTCSTCKANCCRLEVMLITDTGVPEKYVDFDKWGGMTMARLDDGWCAALDRSTMLCSIYEKRPLICREFELGGYDCLSERASLQGKKYGTKL; encoded by the coding sequence ATGAAGATTGACGCGAAGAACCTCCCCGACAGTGATGTGACATGCTCCACCTGCAAAGCAAATTGTTGCCGCCTGGAGGTCATGCTGATTACGGATACGGGGGTGCCTGAAAAGTATGTCGACTTCGATAAGTGGGGCGGAATGACCATGGCGCGCCTGGACGACGGATGGTGTGCCGCGCTGGATCGCTCTACGATGCTCTGCAGTATCTATGAGAAACGCCCACTGATCTGTCGTGAGTTTGAACTGGGCGGCTACGACTGCCTCTCGGAAAGGGCCTCCCTCCAGGGCAAGAAATATGGGACGAAGCTTTGA
- a CDS encoding dehydrogenase — protein MKTVVSISQGSSEYDYELETEFLGQSFRIIRLGADSDLSRAESLLESIHEQADAIGLSMVHDHYQVGREQLQHPDTARLEACVPDKPVTTGAGLRGILQEWAVRHTQSELGHFFDNARVLFMNGQASYRIAKSLSEHTENLFFADPYTDFGVPRMLTSLQQLETYTSITAPLMFRPVAVKAVETLLRNPLYRLGEGLVKGSLHHAVENAHVIVAAIGDLEHFTQKQLDGKTIITSRVTESALDWMRARRVAMVVDYSPWLEGRPVGMNVMEAMISAALARTPEQLGPDDYLDVIQRLGIEPRILYPNGYRRINRFAFVIHPLSQQYLTKTPPLDWIANVSPPVVMNLVEKAVAYTPPFLYSRVSGIQSPTGDEVEGWLITVGGTPREIMAHGPEFTYSRLLAAAKLAKKLGAQVMGLGAFTKVVGDAGITVAKRAPLPITTGNSYSASGALWAAHDAVKRIGRVHIGSSGKMEGKAMVVGATGAIGSVCARLLAKAVDEIFLAAPEPAKLLALKESIEQETPGAVVHVAGSADRDVADMDMIVTATSGAGKRILDITKVKPGCVITDVARPLDIPAEDVAKRPDVLVIESGEIQLPGDVHMKDIGLPRGIAYACLAETIVLALEGRFENFTLGRNIEWEKVREIYQLGLRHGMKLAAISGVNGVFSDEDFERVRALAAEAEEPTSKSATAQDDKSLKPA, from the coding sequence ATGAAGACCGTTGTCAGTATCAGCCAGGGCTCTTCCGAATACGACTACGAACTGGAGACAGAATTTCTGGGGCAGTCCTTCCGTATTATCCGGCTGGGCGCGGACAGTGATCTGTCCCGCGCCGAATCATTGCTGGAATCGATTCACGAACAGGCGGACGCTATCGGCTTGAGTATGGTTCATGACCACTACCAGGTCGGCAGGGAACAGCTACAGCACCCGGATACTGCCCGACTTGAAGCCTGCGTACCGGACAAACCGGTCACCACGGGGGCGGGACTCAGAGGCATTCTTCAGGAATGGGCGGTTCGCCACACACAATCCGAACTGGGCCATTTCTTTGATAATGCCCGGGTATTGTTCATGAATGGTCAGGCCAGTTACCGAATCGCCAAGTCCCTCTCGGAGCATACAGAAAACCTGTTTTTTGCCGATCCCTACACCGATTTTGGTGTTCCCCGAATGCTGACCTCGCTCCAGCAGCTTGAAACCTATACGTCCATCACGGCACCGCTGATGTTTCGGCCTGTCGCCGTCAAGGCCGTGGAAACGCTCCTGCGCAATCCACTTTATCGTCTGGGGGAGGGGCTGGTGAAAGGTTCGCTTCACCATGCCGTAGAAAACGCGCACGTTATCGTCGCGGCGATTGGCGATCTCGAACATTTCACCCAGAAACAGCTGGATGGCAAAACCATCATTACATCGAGGGTGACCGAATCGGCCCTCGATTGGATGCGCGCCCGTCGGGTGGCAATGGTCGTCGATTACAGCCCCTGGCTTGAGGGGCGGCCGGTTGGCATGAACGTTATGGAAGCGATGATCAGTGCAGCGTTGGCGCGAACGCCAGAGCAACTAGGACCCGATGACTACCTGGATGTCATCCAGCGCCTGGGGATCGAGCCCAGGATTCTTTACCCCAATGGCTATCGCCGGATAAACCGGTTCGCGTTTGTTATCCACCCTCTGTCGCAGCAGTATCTGACCAAGACTCCGCCGCTGGACTGGATCGCCAACGTGTCGCCACCGGTGGTGATGAATCTGGTGGAAAAAGCCGTAGCCTATACGCCACCGTTCCTTTACTCCAGGGTTTCGGGGATCCAGTCACCGACCGGCGACGAAGTCGAGGGATGGTTGATCACAGTTGGCGGGACGCCTCGGGAGATCATGGCTCATGGTCCCGAGTTTACCTACAGTCGACTGCTCGCCGCGGCCAAGCTTGCGAAAAAGCTGGGGGCCCAGGTGATGGGGCTGGGGGCGTTCACCAAGGTGGTGGGGGATGCCGGCATTACCGTCGCCAAGCGTGCTCCGTTGCCAATAACCACCGGTAACAGTTACAGCGCGTCAGGTGCCCTTTGGGCGGCCCACGATGCGGTCAAACGCATTGGCCGGGTGCACATCGGGTCGAGTGGCAAGATGGAGGGTAAGGCCATGGTGGTGGGCGCAACGGGCGCCATTGGCTCTGTGTGTGCCCGTCTGCTGGCCAAGGCCGTGGATGAGATTTTCCTGGCGGCACCGGAACCGGCCAAGTTGCTTGCGCTGAAAGAAAGCATTGAACAGGAAACCCCGGGGGCAGTGGTGCACGTGGCGGGCTCCGCTGATCGGGATGTGGCGGATATGGACATGATTGTTACCGCCACCTCCGGAGCCGGAAAGCGGATTCTGGACATCACGAAAGTGAAGCCCGGTTGTGTCATTACGGATGTGGCGCGCCCGTTGGACATCCCGGCCGAGGACGTTGCGAAACGTCCGGATGTCCTGGTGATCGAGTCTGGTGAGATCCAGCTCCCGGGCGACGTTCATATGAAAGATATTGGATTACCGAGAGGCATAGCGTACGCCTGTCTGGCGGAAACGATCGTACTCGCCCTGGAAGGACGGTTCGAGAACTTTACTCTGGGCCGGAACATCGAATGGGAAAAGGTGCGGGAAATCTACCAGCTGGGGCTACGCCACGGAATGAAGCTCGCGGCCATCTCCGGGGTGAACGGCGTGTTCAGTGACGAGGATTTCGAGCGGGTGAGGGCTCTTGCGGCCGAAGCCGAAGAGCCCACCAGCAAGTCAGCAACGGCTCAGGATGACAAATCACTGAAGCCGGCGTAG
- a CDS encoding DksA/TraR family C4-type zinc finger protein produces the protein MAGGWNRDGAVQDQIDASVEDAVAEARSRLGIGESAAFCEECDQPIPEARRKAIPGVRLCVTCQSELEKKQTASGGINRRGSKDSQLR, from the coding sequence ATGGCTGGTGGCTGGAACCGTGATGGGGCCGTTCAGGATCAGATCGATGCAAGCGTGGAAGACGCCGTCGCAGAGGCCCGCAGTCGGTTGGGCATAGGTGAAAGCGCCGCTTTCTGCGAGGAATGCGACCAACCCATTCCCGAGGCGCGGCGAAAAGCCATCCCCGGTGTCCGCCTGTGCGTAACGTGCCAGTCTGAGCTGGAAAAAAAGCAAACGGCGTCAGGTGGCATTAACCGGCGAGGCAGCAAAGACAGTCAGCTGCGATGA
- a CDS encoding glutamate synthase-related protein: MSKPVIADNKPKRVRLEKGEEYLFCACGQSDDQPFCDGTHASADTDLTPRNFTSRKSEDAYLCQCKHTQNPPYCDGSHKQFNDEQVGQEGPGASEHKSGDAPEAKATREEPTVAFIHELARDGLEKMGHHGPTTAMGVPRHTLPHWDDLQLMVAQLATQPLMEDADVGTELVIGPEARKPLTLSMPLFVSDMSFGALSEEAKVALARGAELAGTGICSGEGGMLPEEQAESSRYFYELASAKFGYREELLKKIQAFHFKGGQGAKTGTGGHLPGNKNTARISEVRDIPEGEPAISPPTFEDMHTVKDFRNFADKVREITGGIPIGFKLSANHIERDIQFALDAGTDYLILDGRGGGTGAAPEIFRDHISVPTIPALARARRYLDEHGASGRVTLIVTGGLRVPIDFVKAMALGADGVAIANSAIQSIGCVAARICNTNNCPAGIATQNADLRQRLNVDKSAQQLKNFLEASVSLMQVMARACGHGHLNQFNKEDLATWHREMALLSGVRYAGFSDLSS; this comes from the coding sequence ATGAGCAAGCCAGTGATCGCCGACAACAAACCCAAAAGGGTCAGACTGGAAAAGGGGGAAGAATACCTCTTCTGCGCCTGCGGACAATCAGACGACCAGCCCTTTTGCGACGGAACCCACGCCAGCGCCGATACGGACCTCACCCCCAGAAACTTCACCTCGCGAAAAAGCGAAGATGCCTATCTGTGCCAGTGCAAGCACACGCAAAATCCGCCCTATTGCGATGGCAGCCACAAACAGTTCAATGACGAGCAGGTCGGTCAGGAAGGCCCCGGGGCCAGCGAACACAAGTCAGGCGACGCGCCTGAAGCCAAAGCCACACGGGAAGAGCCGACAGTTGCCTTTATTCACGAACTTGCCCGGGATGGGCTTGAGAAAATGGGGCATCATGGCCCAACCACCGCCATGGGCGTGCCCCGCCACACCCTGCCCCACTGGGACGACTTGCAACTCATGGTGGCACAACTGGCAACACAGCCTCTTATGGAAGACGCAGACGTGGGTACCGAACTGGTCATTGGTCCGGAGGCGAGGAAACCGCTTACCCTGAGTATGCCGTTATTTGTCTCGGACATGAGCTTTGGCGCTCTCTCCGAAGAAGCCAAGGTTGCGCTGGCTCGTGGTGCCGAACTGGCGGGCACCGGTATCTGTTCCGGGGAAGGCGGCATGTTGCCGGAAGAGCAGGCGGAAAGCTCGCGGTATTTCTATGAGCTGGCCAGCGCCAAGTTTGGTTATCGGGAAGAGCTTTTGAAAAAAATACAGGCATTTCACTTTAAAGGTGGCCAGGGCGCCAAAACCGGGACCGGAGGGCACCTCCCCGGAAACAAGAATACCGCCAGAATTTCCGAAGTCAGGGATATTCCCGAGGGAGAGCCTGCCATCTCACCGCCAACCTTTGAAGACATGCACACCGTCAAAGACTTCCGGAACTTCGCTGATAAGGTCCGTGAAATTACCGGCGGCATCCCCATTGGATTCAAGCTGAGTGCCAATCACATCGAGCGGGATATCCAGTTCGCACTGGATGCCGGCACCGACTACCTCATTCTGGACGGCCGAGGGGGTGGTACTGGCGCAGCGCCTGAAATTTTCCGCGACCACATCAGTGTGCCGACCATCCCTGCGCTCGCCAGAGCCAGGCGATACCTCGATGAACACGGTGCCAGTGGCCGGGTCACTCTGATCGTGACCGGAGGGCTCAGAGTACCGATCGATTTTGTCAAAGCCATGGCGCTGGGTGCCGATGGCGTGGCCATCGCCAACAGCGCCATTCAATCCATCGGCTGTGTCGCAGCCCGGATATGCAATACCAACAACTGCCCAGCCGGCATTGCCACCCAGAACGCGGACTTGCGACAGCGTCTGAACGTGGACAAATCCGCCCAACAGCTGAAGAATTTTCTCGAAGCCTCGGTGTCGCTCATGCAAGTGATGGCCCGTGCCTGCGGCCACGGCCACCTGAACCAGTTCAACAAGGAGGACCTGGCGACCTGGCATCGCGAGATGGCCTTGCTCAGCGGGGTCCGCTACGCCGGCTTCAGTGATTTGTCATCCTGA
- a CDS encoding MBL fold metallo-hydrolase, which yields MFERTKSRGIVEVVGGLALALGLVSGAGATGGDVKVTPLGSHDGEFCSRDRALVFEDPNGTRILYDAGRTVAGPEDARLGHIDVILVSHMHGDHVGDQRIAKTNAGTCASPDTSLSTLPQSNTVDIAVKKQAKIVTGSEMPAFFAAKLSASGGDAANSLLVRFGAEREVGGVAITTVPAVHSNGVSPSFLTGPLAEHLKAAGVGASVGPPTGYVLTFSNGLVVYLSGDTGITAEQELVVKDHYGAELVVMNIGDTYTTGPKEAAYVINNLIEPNAVIASHANEAATAGGELKQGTRTSLFRDLVEVPVHVPLSGRTMAFDADAACTGGCN from the coding sequence ATGTTCGAGCGAACGAAATCGCGGGGAATAGTTGAGGTTGTTGGTGGCCTTGCGTTGGCGCTTGGTCTGGTGTCGGGAGCCGGAGCTACCGGGGGTGATGTGAAAGTGACGCCCCTTGGAAGCCATGATGGGGAATTCTGCAGCCGTGACCGGGCTCTGGTGTTTGAAGATCCCAACGGAACCCGCATTCTTTACGACGCGGGACGCACTGTGGCCGGACCGGAGGATGCGCGCCTCGGCCATATCGACGTCATACTGGTATCGCACATGCATGGGGATCATGTGGGCGATCAACGCATCGCCAAGACCAACGCAGGTACCTGTGCCTCACCTGACACCTCGCTATCAACCTTGCCGCAGTCCAACACCGTGGACATAGCGGTAAAAAAACAGGCGAAGATCGTTACCGGCAGTGAGATGCCGGCGTTTTTTGCCGCCAAGCTTTCGGCCTCGGGGGGGGATGCGGCCAATTCCCTGCTGGTGCGCTTCGGTGCAGAACGTGAAGTCGGTGGGGTGGCAATTACGACCGTCCCGGCGGTTCACAGCAATGGGGTATCGCCCAGTTTTCTGACCGGCCCGCTGGCCGAACACCTCAAGGCCGCCGGCGTTGGTGCCAGTGTCGGGCCGCCCACGGGGTATGTTCTGACCTTCTCTAACGGTCTGGTAGTGTACCTTTCGGGGGACACAGGCATTACCGCCGAGCAGGAGCTGGTGGTTAAGGACCATTACGGCGCCGAGCTGGTTGTGATGAATATTGGCGATACCTACACCACGGGCCCGAAAGAGGCCGCTTACGTCATCAATAACCTGATTGAGCCGAACGCAGTCATTGCCTCACACGCCAATGAGGCGGCCACCGCCGGCGGTGAACTGAAACAGGGAACGCGTACGTCCCTGTTCCGGGATCTGGTTGAAGTGCCCGTGCACGTTCCCCTGAGCGGCCGGACCATGGCGTTCGATGCTGATGCGGCATGTACCGGCGGCTGCAACTGA
- a CDS encoding NrdJb: MTVKISNKIVGYRVKKADPEAAAEHQAPVQAETKPVQMNEHIERPDFLLGTTYKIKPPIGEHAMYITINDILLNEDTDHESRQPYEVFINSKSMEHFQWVIALTRVISAVFRKGGDVTFLVEELRSVYDPNGGYFKKGGVFMPSLVAEIGAVIEKHLKAIGLLESEEMSETTKRILAEKRAEFEASHTTATNDDKASDYPANATMCGKCSTKAVIVMDGCATCLSCGDSKCG, from the coding sequence ATGACAGTTAAAATCAGCAACAAAATCGTCGGCTACCGCGTTAAGAAAGCCGATCCAGAAGCAGCCGCCGAACACCAGGCACCGGTGCAGGCTGAAACCAAACCCGTGCAGATGAACGAGCATATCGAACGGCCGGACTTCCTGCTGGGAACGACCTACAAGATCAAGCCGCCGATTGGTGAGCATGCGATGTACATCACCATCAACGACATCCTGCTCAACGAGGACACGGACCACGAGAGCCGGCAGCCCTACGAAGTGTTCATCAACTCCAAGTCCATGGAGCACTTCCAGTGGGTAATCGCCCTCACCCGCGTTATTTCCGCGGTCTTCCGCAAAGGCGGTGATGTGACCTTCCTGGTGGAAGAGCTGCGTTCCGTTTACGACCCGAATGGTGGCTACTTCAAGAAAGGTGGCGTGTTCATGCCTTCTCTGGTGGCCGAAATCGGTGCCGTGATCGAGAAGCACCTGAAAGCCATCGGCCTGCTGGAAAGTGAAGAAATGAGCGAGACGACCAAGCGCATTCTCGCCGAAAAGCGCGCCGAGTTCGAAGCCAGCCACACCACGGCAACAAACGACGACAAGGCCAGCGACTACCCGGCGAACGCCACCATGTGCGGCAAGTGCAGCACCAAGGCGGTGATCGTGATGGACGGTTGTGCCACCTGCCTTTCTTGCGGCGACAGCAAGTGCGGTTAA
- a CDS encoding aspartate/glutamate racemase family protein codes for MKTIGLLGGMSWESTQSYYRLINEGVKARLGGLHSARLILYSVDFAEIEKLQHQGDWELTAEVLASAAQTLETAGADFLMIGTNTMHKVAPQIEEAIGIPLLHIADATASALQQDGIATVGLLGTRFTMEQEFYRARLEQTGIQVIIPTQTDRREIHRVIYEELCHGNIQPRSKDTYLTVVDSLSARGAQGIILGCTEIGLLIQQPDTPVPLYDTTDIHARAAVSQALDEA; via the coding sequence ATGAAAACCATCGGCCTGCTGGGCGGCATGAGTTGGGAATCTACCCAGAGTTACTACCGCTTGATCAATGAAGGGGTCAAAGCCCGCCTTGGCGGCCTCCACTCTGCCCGCCTCATTCTGTACAGCGTCGATTTTGCCGAGATCGAAAAACTGCAACACCAGGGGGACTGGGAATTGACCGCCGAGGTGCTTGCCTCGGCGGCGCAGACCCTTGAAACCGCAGGCGCCGATTTCCTGATGATCGGTACCAACACCATGCACAAGGTGGCTCCACAGATCGAAGAGGCGATCGGCATTCCCCTGCTCCACATTGCCGACGCCACCGCCAGTGCGTTGCAACAGGACGGCATTGCCACCGTGGGCCTGCTGGGAACACGGTTTACCATGGAGCAGGAATTCTACCGCGCCCGCCTGGAGCAGACCGGAATCCAAGTCATCATTCCGACCCAGACCGACCGACGCGAAATTCACCGGGTGATTTACGAGGAACTCTGCCACGGTAATATCCAACCGAGGTCGAAAGATACCTACCTCACTGTTGTCGACTCCCTGTCGGCGCGGGGTGCGCAGGGAATTATCCTTGGCTGTACCGAAATCGGCCTGTTAATCCAACAGCCTGATACGCCGGTGCCGCTGTACGACACCACCGACATACACGCGCGTGCCGCTGTCAGCCAGGCCCTGGACGAAGCCTGA